Proteins co-encoded in one Candidatus Omnitrophota bacterium genomic window:
- a CDS encoding diguanylate cyclase, protein MNKQINVLLSPGNLKYKLRMVFYLMLVLPFLVLGYVIMNYFLPSTNLTVSPQIMWVLTISVIVAVTGFFIIKEVFDRVSSISAQARIIAKGDFQHIVKTSKGDEVGYLGDALNQLTSKIRSNMDELKGYSERTTKINLEIQKRVLVLSSLLQISSLVSQGLKLEEILLLSVQKARTLANSDVAFILSRESDNGDFFMKAVDGANAQYLSKVKVIKGDDIFPKISNLTRPLTVDKANYIQEKDRELIYERFRLKNFLSLPIFVRGSLSSILVIGNNREDFCYHEEDVELLDIFAKQLSIAVENDMLSGWVDELEIKDNLTGLYNESFIKSRLQEEIKRAIVYQKPCSLVIFNIDNFQNYSHKLGALQTEAALKKTANIIRDFISESDRAARTGDNEFAVVLQDKNKRASIRMAEEVRKKVEVSLGNPQAQDMHLTISGAVSENPIDGVSSDELFLKARESLKMAKAQGGNRISI, encoded by the coding sequence ATGAATAAACAGATAAATGTCCTTTTAAGTCCGGGCAATCTTAAATACAAGCTGAGGATGGTCTTTTATCTTATGCTTGTATTGCCTTTTTTGGTGTTAGGTTATGTTATTATGAATTATTTTCTTCCTAGCACCAATTTAACGGTAAGTCCACAGATTATGTGGGTATTGACAATAAGTGTTATTGTAGCTGTTACGGGGTTTTTTATCATTAAAGAGGTCTTTGACAGAGTTTCTTCAATAAGCGCTCAAGCCCGGATTATCGCCAAGGGGGATTTTCAGCATATCGTTAAGACCAGCAAAGGTGATGAAGTAGGATACCTGGGGGATGCTTTAAATCAGCTTACTTCTAAGATCCGCAGCAATATGGATGAGCTTAAGGGATATAGCGAAAGAACTACCAAGATAAATCTGGAAATACAGAAAAGAGTGCTTGTGCTTTCCAGCCTTCTTCAGATAAGTTCGCTTGTTTCGCAAGGTTTAAAGCTTGAAGAGATATTGCTTCTTTCGGTGCAGAAAGCCCGCACCTTGGCAAACTCTGATGTTGCTTTTATTTTGTCGCGTGAGTCCGACAATGGTGATTTTTTCATGAAGGCTGTTGATGGAGCTAATGCCCAGTATCTTTCTAAGGTAAAAGTAATCAAGGGCGATGATATTTTTCCGAAAATCTCCAATTTAACAAGGCCGCTTACAGTAGATAAAGCCAATTATATCCAGGAAAAAGACCGCGAACTTATTTATGAAAGATTTAGGCTGAAGAATTTTTTAAGCCTGCCGATTTTTGTCAGAGGTTCGTTAAGCAGTATTCTTGTAATTGGAAATAACAGGGAAGATTTTTGTTATCATGAAGAAGATGTGGAATTACTGGATATTTTTGCCAAGCAGCTTTCTATCGCGGTTGAAAATGATATGCTTTCCGGTTGGGTGGATGAGCTTGAGATTAAAGACAACCTTACCGGCTTGTATAATGAAAGTTTTATTAAAAGCCGTCTTCAAGAAGAAATCAAAAGGGCTATTGTTTATCAGAAACCGTGTTCTTTAGTTATATTTAATATAGATAATTTTCAGAATTATAGCCATAAATTAGGGGCTTTGCAGACGGAAGCGGCTTTGAAGAAAACAGCCAACATAATCCGGGATTTTATTTCAGAGTCTGACCGCGCGGCGCGCACAGGCGATAACGAATTCGCTGTAGTGCTTCAAGATAAGAATAAGCGCGCTTCCATACGCATGGCTGAAGAAGTAAGAAAGAAGGTAGAAGTTTCCTTAGGTAATCCCCAAGCGCAAGATATGCATCTGACTATAAGCGGGGCGGTAAGCGAAAACCCCATTGACGGAGTAAGCTCGGATGAGCTTTTCTTAAAGGCAAGGGAATCTTTAAAAATGGCCAAGGCCCAAGGGGGAAATAGGATTTCTATTTAG
- a CDS encoding HD domain-containing protein, translating into MKILVVGVDNNDSLMARLKEKQKDQEGWMVYLESDIGLALEKFKDNAFDVVIVNEDIPVFDWFLKEIRKNDPDCCILVFSQNPVNFTQDDLQALGVFDCIENPIDYKKASFSIERAFVLHSMLVSHRKSMHNLQEQNNSLQKQNALLASRIEDSARNLTHLYEDLRATYLRTIKVLAQVIDARDHYTHSHSQLVSKYAVSIAEEMQLPAREIEMIREACELHDLGKVGIQDSILIKPSELTPEEWQEMRRHPSTAAQILEPLTFLKEVIELIRQHHEHYDGSGYPKGLKREEICLGSRIINLADSYEAMRSPRSYRKVPLTKEEAVSEIKNNSGIQFDPQVVSAFLNIVENLE; encoded by the coding sequence ATGAAGATATTAGTAGTAGGTGTTGATAATAACGATTCCTTGATGGCGCGGCTTAAAGAAAAACAGAAAGATCAGGAAGGCTGGATGGTTTATCTTGAAAGCGATATCGGACTGGCTTTGGAAAAATTCAAAGATAACGCTTTTGATGTGGTGATTGTCAATGAGGATATTCCTGTTTTTGATTGGTTTTTAAAAGAGATAAGGAAGAATGATCCGGATTGCTGTATTTTAGTTTTTAGCCAGAACCCGGTCAATTTTACCCAGGATGATCTGCAGGCATTAGGGGTATTTGATTGTATAGAGAATCCCATAGATTATAAGAAAGCCTCTTTTTCCATTGAGAGGGCTTTTGTATTACATTCCATGCTTGTTTCACACAGGAAGTCCATGCATAATCTTCAGGAACAAAATAATTCTTTGCAAAAACAAAATGCGCTTTTAGCCAGCAGAATAGAAGATTCGGCGCGGAATTTGACTCATCTTTATGAGGATTTGCGCGCAACATATTTGCGCACGATAAAAGTCCTGGCACAGGTAATAGACGCTCGTGATCATTATACGCACAGCCACTCCCAGCTTGTTTCCAAATACGCGGTTAGCATCGCCGAAGAAATGCAATTGCCGGCCAGGGAAATAGAAATGATAAGAGAGGCATGCGAGCTGCATGATTTAGGAAAAGTGGGCATTCAGGATAGTATTTTAATTAAGCCTTCGGAATTAACACCCGAAGAATGGCAGGAAATGCGCCGTCATCCATCAACCGCCGCGCAGATCTTAGAGCCGCTTACTTTCTTGAAAGAAGTTATTGAGCTTATCCGCCAACACCATGAACATTATGACGGGTCTGGCTATCCGAAGGGGCTTAAGAGGGAAGAGATTTGTTTGGGCTCAAGGATCATTAATCTGGCGGACTCCTACGAGGCTATGCGTTCGCCGCGTTCGTACCGTAAGGTTCCTCTGACAAAAGAAGAAGCTGTTTCAGAAATAAAAAATAACAGCGGTATTCAATTCGATCCTCAGGTAGTAAGCGCATTTCTGAATATTGTGGAGAATTTGGAATAA
- a CDS encoding GspE/PulE family protein, with amino-acid sequence MPTLKDNIINILLTNKLLSQEQLDKALAIQKTKQASLRKVLIDEGFISEEDLLAVFSQHLYVPTLHLAKYKFDPNIVQLIPEHMARQSLIVPLSRIGNTLTVAIADPLNVFALDDLKSCTGCDIDIVLSPREEIVHAIDAHYAPKPASFQNIFNETVGEAMSQDAKDSVEMIGSEQIELSSAVKDSQKPPIVKMVDLMLSEALRRRASDIHLEPEYDCLRVRYRIDGSLLEAFKIPRNNQNAVLARLKIISNLDITESRIPQDGRFKVRFENREVDFRVSSLPTTFGQKFVLRALDKTNLSIGLDKLGFSERPTQVFKQAIAKPFGMILVTGPTGSGKSTTLYSVLNQLNTPEKNIVTVEDPVEYQIEGITQVQVRHEIKLDFASGLRAILRQSPDVIMIGEIRDFETADIAIKAALTGQLVLSTLHTNDAISSISRLLDMGVEPFLVSSSLVMLCAQRLCRKLCLKCRKQIDVPKDVLRNLGLDERMPVYNSYGCKYCNDTGFYGRIAILETSLIDDKIREMITKKRSIDEIKDYCIKNCGMLTLRDDAFIKVRDGVTSLEEAVRITTEE; translated from the coding sequence ATGCCCACGCTGAAAGATAATATTATCAATATTTTACTTACCAACAAGCTTTTAAGCCAAGAGCAATTGGATAAGGCCTTGGCTATTCAGAAAACAAAACAGGCTTCTTTGCGTAAAGTCTTAATCGACGAGGGATTTATTTCAGAAGAGGATCTATTGGCGGTTTTTTCACAGCACCTTTATGTGCCTACGCTTCATTTAGCTAAATATAAATTTGACCCTAATATTGTACAGTTGATACCTGAACATATGGCCAGGCAGTCTTTGATTGTCCCATTGTCGCGCATAGGCAATACCCTGACCGTGGCCATTGCCGATCCGTTAAATGTTTTTGCCTTGGATGATTTAAAATCATGCACTGGTTGTGATATTGATATAGTCTTAAGCCCCAGAGAAGAAATTGTCCACGCCATCGACGCTCATTATGCCCCTAAGCCCGCCAGTTTCCAGAATATCTTTAATGAAACTGTTGGCGAAGCCATGTCGCAAGACGCCAAAGACTCAGTAGAGATGATCGGAAGCGAGCAGATAGAATTATCAAGCGCGGTTAAAGACAGCCAGAAGCCGCCGATTGTCAAAATGGTGGATTTAATGCTCAGCGAAGCATTGCGCCGCAGGGCTTCAGACATTCATTTAGAGCCGGAATACGATTGCTTGAGAGTGCGTTACCGCATAGACGGGTCTTTATTGGAGGCGTTTAAAATCCCTCGGAATAACCAGAACGCGGTCTTGGCGCGGCTTAAGATTATATCGAATCTTGATATTACCGAAAGCCGTATCCCTCAAGATGGCAGGTTCAAGGTGCGTTTTGAAAACAGGGAAGTAGATTTTCGTGTTTCAAGCCTGCCTACTACTTTCGGGCAAAAATTTGTTTTGCGCGCGCTTGATAAGACCAATCTTTCCATAGGTTTGGATAAGCTTGGATTCTCAGAGAGGCCGACCCAGGTTTTTAAGCAAGCCATTGCCAAGCCTTTTGGCATGATCTTAGTTACCGGCCCCACGGGTTCAGGAAAATCCACGACTTTATATTCCGTTTTAAACCAGTTAAATACCCCTGAGAAAAATATTGTAACAGTTGAGGATCCCGTAGAGTATCAGATTGAAGGCATCACGCAGGTGCAGGTCAGGCATGAGATTAAACTTGATTTTGCTTCGGGATTGCGCGCGATATTAAGGCAGAGCCCGGATGTAATCATGATCGGGGAGATCCGCGATTTTGAAACCGCGGATATTGCCATTAAGGCCGCTCTTACAGGACAGCTTGTTTTATCAACGCTGCATACAAACGATGCGATATCAAGCATAAGCCGCCTTTTGGATATGGGGGTTGAGCCGTTTTTAGTCTCATCAAGCCTGGTGATGTTGTGCGCTCAGAGACTGTGCAGAAAACTGTGTCTTAAGTGCCGCAAACAGATAGATGTGCCCAAAGATGTTTTGCGCAACTTAGGCCTTGATGAAAGAATGCCGGTGTATAATTCCTATGGGTGTAAGTATTGTAATGACACGGGTTTTTATGGTAGAATAGCAATCCTGGAGACTTCTCTTATTGATGATAAGATAAGAGAGATGATTACCAAAAAGCGCTCTATTGATGAAATCAAAGATTATTGCATAAAAAATTGTGGGATGCTTACCCTCCGAGATGATGCTTTTATAAAAGTAAGAGACGGGGTTACTTCTTTGGAAGAGGCGGTCAGGATCACTACTGAGGAATAG
- a CDS encoding radical SAM protein: MTEDYLLQVRKPARYTGGEWNVSSKKFEDNKVNFALCFPDLYEVGMSNLGIRIIYGLLNQLDGVCCQRFFAPAADMEQILRANNLLFSSLEEARPLKDFDFAGFSLGYELGYVNVLGMLDLGNIPLRSVERNKDFPLVIAGGVCCFNPEPMRDFFDLFLIGEAEEALPEIVGLYARLKDDYKSGSLLKEELLKEFSHIEGVYVPSLPAKKIKKRFIKDLDSSFFPVKWLVPYIEIIHDRMMLEVMRGCPYKCRFCQANRIYHPLRFRSKDKLISTAQEIYSSTGYEDISLAGLCVSDYPRVDLLLKDLFACFSQKAVSVSLPSIKPKDLTGDIAGILSKVKKTGLTFAPEAGSQRLRRVLNKEFDEDVFFDAMEKAYSAGYQRVKLYFMSGVPSETQEDLEGIIDFSVKVSELRRKIGLPRAQINISVNTMIPKPHTCFQWQAMDNIEAMFAKQKILRDKASKHKSLRLNFHDPHMSFIEAVFSRGDRRLGGVIEHVFSQGGRFQAWDDQFNFKLWQDAFISSGINPQDYLLAGKIEDRLPWDFIDTGIPKESLAQECANF; encoded by the coding sequence ATGACTGAAGATTATTTATTACAGGTAAGAAAGCCGGCGCGTTATACCGGGGGAGAATGGAATGTTTCCTCAAAGAAATTTGAGGATAACAAGGTAAACTTTGCTTTATGTTTCCCGGATTTGTATGAAGTTGGGATGAGTAATTTAGGTATCAGGATAATTTATGGCTTGTTAAATCAGCTGGATGGGGTTTGCTGCCAAAGGTTTTTTGCCCCTGCTGCGGATATGGAGCAAATTTTGCGCGCGAATAACCTCTTGTTTTCTTCTCTTGAAGAAGCCCGGCCGCTTAAAGATTTTGATTTCGCGGGGTTTTCTTTAGGATATGAATTGGGTTATGTGAATGTGCTGGGCATGCTTGATTTAGGCAATATCCCTTTGAGATCTGTAGAGCGCAATAAAGATTTTCCCCTTGTCATCGCAGGGGGTGTTTGTTGTTTTAACCCTGAACCGATGCGTGATTTCTTTGATCTTTTTCTTATTGGGGAAGCTGAAGAGGCCCTCCCGGAGATAGTGGGGCTTTATGCAAGGCTCAAAGATGATTATAAATCAGGCAGTCTGCTTAAAGAAGAATTGCTTAAAGAGTTTTCCCATATAGAAGGCGTTTATGTGCCTTCTTTGCCGGCCAAGAAGATAAAAAAGCGTTTTATCAAGGATCTGGACAGTAGCTTTTTCCCTGTGAAGTGGCTTGTGCCTTATATCGAGATTATCCATGACCGCATGATGCTTGAGGTAATGCGCGGCTGCCCTTATAAGTGCCGTTTCTGCCAGGCCAATAGAATTTATCATCCTTTGCGTTTTAGAAGCAAAGACAAACTTATCTCTACGGCGCAGGAAATATATTCTTCTACCGGGTATGAGGATATTTCTTTGGCCGGGCTTTGCGTCAGCGACTATCCGCGGGTAGATTTATTACTCAAAGATTTATTCGCTTGTTTTAGCCAAAAGGCAGTAAGCGTGTCGCTTCCTTCCATAAAACCCAAAGACTTAACCGGCGATATCGCGGGAATTCTTTCTAAGGTGAAAAAGACCGGGCTTACTTTTGCCCCTGAAGCAGGCAGCCAAAGGCTGCGCCGGGTGCTGAATAAAGAATTTGATGAGGATGTTTTCTTTGATGCCATGGAAAAAGCGTATTCGGCAGGTTATCAGAGGGTAAAATTATATTTTATGTCAGGGGTGCCTTCTGAAACGCAAGAGGATTTAGAGGGCATAATTGATTTTTCGGTAAAGGTTTCTGAATTAAGAAGAAAAATCGGTTTGCCCCGGGCGCAGATAAATATAAGCGTTAATACGATGATCCCCAAGCCGCATACCTGTTTTCAGTGGCAGGCTATGGATAACATAGAGGCGATGTTTGCTAAGCAAAAGATCCTAAGAGATAAAGCCTCTAAGCACAAAAGTTTAAGGCTTAATTTTCATGATCCGCATATGAGTTTCATTGAGGCGGTATTCTCCAGAGGCGATAGGCGTTTAGGCGGGGTCATTGAACATGTCTTTAGCCAGGGCGGGCGTTTTCAGGCCTGGGACGACCAGTTTAATTTTAAGCTTTGGCAGGATGCTTTTATTAGCTCTGGAATCAACCCGCAAGACTACCTGTTGGCAGGCAAAATAGAAGATAGGCTGCCTTGGGATTTCATTGATACAGGCATTCCTAAGGAATCTTTGGCACAGGAATGCGCCAATTTCTAA
- the rodA gene encoding rod shape-determining protein RodA translates to MKSRLSILFIAILITACGVLSIYSSTYQKEAESWQFIYQRQILWVFLGVLLFWVISSINYRNLWGVSYLFYFAIFIILLLVLALGSVRLGAQRWLRIGIFSFQPSEFAKIIMVMSIARYFTQSKMDTTWGAYKYGILRAFILPFFLVMIPAVIIIKQPDLGTGLLVIFVFLAVSFMAGVKIRYYAGLFLLSLLCAPILWQMLKDYQKNRILVFLNPNIDPLGAGYTVIQSKIAIGSGGFLGKGWLAGTQSQLHFLPEAHTDFIFATFSEEWGLVGVLVLLFLYSLILKKGIRIALSTSDYFGKLLAFGVTFMLGLQVLINIAMNIGLVPVVGVPLPLMSYGGSSILVTFISLGILANIEKTRTVF, encoded by the coding sequence ATGAAAAGCAGACTCTCAATTCTTTTTATTGCTATTTTGATAACCGCTTGCGGAGTGCTTTCTATATACAGCAGCACTTATCAAAAAGAGGCAGAAAGTTGGCAGTTTATTTATCAACGTCAAATACTCTGGGTTTTCTTAGGGGTGTTATTATTCTGGGTAATATCCAGCATTAATTACCGGAATCTTTGGGGTGTTTCTTATCTTTTCTATTTTGCTATATTTATTATTCTTCTATTAGTTTTGGCGTTAGGCAGTGTTCGGCTTGGCGCGCAAAGATGGTTAAGGATCGGAATTTTCAGTTTCCAGCCTTCGGAATTCGCCAAGATTATAATGGTTATGTCTATCGCGCGATATTTTACTCAAAGCAAGATGGATACCACATGGGGCGCGTATAAATACGGGATCCTGCGAGCTTTTATCCTGCCATTTTTTTTAGTGATGATCCCCGCTGTAATTATTATCAAACAGCCGGATTTGGGCACAGGATTATTAGTAATATTTGTTTTTTTGGCAGTAAGTTTTATGGCCGGGGTAAAAATCCGTTACTATGCAGGGCTGTTCTTATTATCTTTGCTTTGCGCGCCTATTTTATGGCAGATGCTTAAGGATTATCAGAAGAATAGGATCCTTGTTTTTCTGAATCCCAACATTGATCCCTTGGGCGCCGGCTATACAGTGATACAATCTAAGATAGCCATTGGCTCAGGAGGATTTTTGGGAAAAGGATGGCTTGCCGGCACGCAAAGCCAGCTGCATTTCTTGCCCGAAGCGCATACAGATTTTATTTTTGCCACTTTCTCTGAAGAATGGGGGCTTGTGGGGGTATTGGTTTTATTGTTCCTGTATTCATTAATACTAAAAAAGGGCATACGCATCGCTTTATCTACAAGTGATTATTTCGGTAAGCTTCTTGCTTTTGGGGTTACCTTTATGTTAGGCTTGCAGGTATTGATTAATATCGCCATGAATATAGGGCTTGTCCCTGTGGTGGGAGTGCCGTTGCCATTAATGAGTTACGGGGGTTCCTCAATCTTGGTGACATTTATATCTTTGGGAATACTGGCCAATATTGAGAAGACCAGGACAGTGTTTTAA
- the tadA gene encoding Flp pilus assembly complex ATPase component TadA: MLSLKDRLKEVLVNSKLLSSEQLDKAIAIQKEKAGRLSDIVVSLGFIKEQDLVSILSQGLGLPLIDLKRFKIDPATARIIPVEIARHYQIIAVSKIGQTITLAMVDPLNIFAIDHVKSLTGYNINPIISGMQDIIAAIELYYPNVTKDEMEDLVKEINVPGIELIKEEKENQPSEQELTRVSREVPVIRVTNLILEDAVKKKSSDILIEPWDKKMRVRFRIDGVLQEQQSPPANMHASIVSRVKVMSDLNIAEHRLPQDGRFKARISGREIDFRVSIIPSSFGEKVALRILDKSQANLDLAKLGFSDNNVTKIQQASKMPHGMFLVTGPTGSGKTTTLYSILKFVDDPHKNIVTVEDPVEFQLDGINQVTIKPDIGLTFASSLRAILRQDPNIIMIGEIRDYETVDIAIKSALTGHLVISTLHTTTAAGSIVRLINMGVEPFLINSAVVGIVAQRLVRKICSNCKEKYTLSPEIAEALKLDKSKSEFYRPKKCPLCFNTGYSGRVAIAEVIILSVKIRDMILSHAQEYQIKDQARKEGMRTLREEGIDSALRGLTTIEEVVRVTVADE; the protein is encoded by the coding sequence ATGCTTTCCTTAAAGGACCGTCTTAAAGAAGTGTTGGTTAATAGTAAGCTTTTGTCTTCCGAGCAATTGGATAAGGCTATTGCTATCCAGAAGGAAAAGGCAGGCCGCTTAAGCGATATTGTTGTCTCTTTAGGTTTTATCAAGGAACAGGATTTGGTTTCTATCCTAAGCCAGGGGTTGGGCCTGCCGCTTATTGATTTAAAACGTTTTAAGATCGATCCCGCTACAGCTAGAATAATCCCCGTAGAAATCGCCCGTCATTATCAGATCATAGCCGTTTCTAAAATAGGCCAGACTATTACTTTGGCTATGGTTGATCCTTTGAATATTTTTGCTATTGACCATGTAAAATCCCTGACCGGGTATAATATTAATCCTATTATTTCCGGGATGCAGGATATTATTGCCGCTATAGAGCTGTATTATCCCAATGTTACAAAAGACGAGATGGAGGATTTGGTCAAGGAGATAAATGTCCCCGGGATTGAACTTATTAAAGAGGAGAAAGAAAACCAACCCAGCGAACAGGAGTTAACCCGGGTCAGCCGCGAAGTGCCGGTTATAAGAGTAACCAATCTTATCCTTGAAGACGCTGTTAAGAAGAAATCTTCAGATATTTTGATCGAGCCTTGGGACAAGAAAATGCGCGTCCGTTTTCGTATTGACGGTGTTCTTCAGGAACAACAGTCGCCCCCGGCTAACATGCATGCTTCCATAGTCTCACGCGTTAAGGTCATGTCAGATCTTAATATCGCTGAGCACCGCCTGCCGCAGGATGGACGTTTTAAGGCGCGCATATCAGGAAGAGAAATAGATTTTCGTGTTTCCATTATTCCTTCAAGCTTTGGCGAGAAAGTGGCATTGCGTATCCTTGATAAATCCCAAGCCAACTTGGATTTAGCAAAATTGGGATTTTCTGATAATAATGTTACTAAGATCCAACAAGCTTCAAAGATGCCGCATGGAATGTTTTTGGTCACCGGGCCCACGGGAAGCGGAAAAACTACCACTCTTTATTCCATACTTAAATTTGTGGATGATCCGCATAAAAACATTGTTACTGTTGAGGATCCGGTTGAGTTTCAGCTCGATGGGATAAATCAGGTGACCATTAAGCCCGACATTGGCCTTACTTTCGCCAGTTCCCTGCGCGCAATCCTCAGGCAAGACCCTAACATTATCATGATCGGCGAGATCCGTGATTATGAGACAGTGGACATCGCCATAAAAAGCGCCTTGACCGGGCACTTGGTTATTTCTACTTTGCATACTACTACTGCGGCTGGATCAATTGTGCGCCTGATCAATATGGGAGTAGAGCCATTCTTGATTAATTCGGCGGTGGTGGGTATTGTGGCGCAAAGGTTGGTGCGTAAGATCTGTTCCAACTGTAAAGAAAAATATACATTAAGCCCGGAAATAGCAGAGGCATTAAAATTAGATAAAAGTAAAAGTGAATTTTACCGCCCCAAGAAATGTCCGTTATGTTTTAATACTGGTTATAGCGGCAGAGTTGCTATCGCGGAAGTCATTATCTTAAGCGTTAAAATACGGGATATGATCCTTTCTCATGCTCAAGAATATCAGATTAAAGATCAAGCCAGGAAAGAGGGGATGAGGACTTTACGCGAAGAAGGCATAGACTCAGCCCTAAGAGGGCTTACTACTATTGAAGAGGTTGTCAGGGTTACCGTAGCTGACGAATAA
- a CDS encoding type II secretion system F family protein encodes MLSFNYIAKGKSGQTIKGIVEAKSETEASEILHKQELFVIAIEQSKVAVSVRKKTGKVGIDDIVIFSRQLATMIDAGIPLVQSLNILAEQIEQPVLRNVVSSVQQDIEGGMSFCDALAKHPNIFSDLFVSMAKAGETSGMLDQVLDRLASYLEKAASLSRKVRSSMIYPVVVLIVAFAITSLLLIKVVPTFKGIFDSLGGTLPLPTRILVGISDIFKKWFPIVIGGFFVAGFIFKRYAATVRGRYNIDYQKLRLPVAGELFRKVGVAKFSRTFATLMKSGVPVLNALDIVASTSGNKVIEETILNCRNAVREGEPIYKPLSKSKIFPAMVCRMISVGEQTGQLEKMLSKIADFYDEQVDVAVSGLTSMIEPLVIVFLGGIIGGIVVALFMPIFQLTEMINR; translated from the coding sequence ATGTTGTCCTTTAATTATATTGCCAAAGGCAAAAGCGGGCAGACCATTAAGGGAATAGTTGAGGCCAAGAGCGAGACCGAAGCAAGCGAAATCCTGCATAAGCAGGAGTTGTTTGTTATAGCTATTGAACAGTCCAAGGTAGCTGTTTCTGTGCGCAAGAAAACAGGAAAGGTCGGCATAGATGATATTGTTATATTTTCTCGGCAATTAGCCACCATGATTGACGCAGGTATTCCACTGGTGCAGTCTTTAAATATATTGGCAGAACAAATCGAACAGCCAGTCTTAAGAAATGTTGTTTCCAGCGTGCAGCAGGATATAGAGGGCGGGATGAGTTTTTGCGATGCCTTGGCAAAACACCCTAATATATTTTCTGATCTTTTCGTCAGTATGGCCAAGGCAGGAGAAACTTCCGGTATGTTGGATCAGGTTTTGGATAGATTAGCTTCTTACCTTGAGAAGGCAGCTTCTTTAAGCCGAAAGGTGCGCTCCAGTATGATTTATCCGGTTGTAGTTTTAATAGTTGCCTTTGCGATTACTTCCTTGTTATTAATAAAGGTAGTGCCTACCTTTAAGGGTATATTTGACAGCCTTGGCGGAACATTGCCGCTACCAACAAGGATATTGGTGGGGATAAGCGATATTTTCAAGAAATGGTTCCCTATTGTTATAGGAGGGTTTTTTGTTGCCGGGTTTATTTTTAAACGTTATGCCGCCACTGTCCGCGGTAGATATAATATTGATTATCAAAAATTAAGGCTGCCGGTAGCGGGTGAGCTTTTTCGCAAAGTAGGAGTGGCCAAATTTTCGCGCACCTTCGCCACCTTAATGAAAAGCGGCGTTCCGGTTCTGAATGCTTTAGATATAGTAGCGTCAACTTCCGGAAATAAGGTCATAGAAGAAACTATCCTTAATTGCCGCAACGCGGTGCGCGAGGGAGAGCCGATATATAAGCCTTTGTCTAAAAGTAAGATTTTTCCTGCGATGGTCTGCCGCATGATAAGCGTAGGAGAGCAAACAGGGCAGTTGGAAAAGATGCTTTCTAAGATCGCTGATTTTTATGATGAGCAGGTTGATGTTGCGGTATCAGGGCTTACAAGCATGATAGAGCCTTTAGTCATTGTATTCTTAGGCGGGATTATAGGAGGCATAGTAGTGGCTTTGTTTATGCCGATATTCCAGCTTACGGAGATGATAAACAGGTAA